The sequence TCGGACTGCGGTTGTGAAGAATTAGCTGAGCCGGAAGGCGAAGCTCTGGATTTACGAGTCCATCTATGTTCCatccctcacctatggtcacgagctccGCGAATGAGAATGAGATTGTGGATACAagtggccgaaatgagcttcctccggaGGGTGTCTGGGCTCAGCCTCAGAGATGGGAGGAGCTCGGACATCGCGGAGGAGCTGCTGCTAATAAATGGATGAACCTGCCGCTGCGGCTCTGATGCAGCCGCCGCCTCAGTGTCCCGTCCACTGCACCGTCTAATTAGTCCTTACaataaaagtcatgtttttaaaggcaaaaaagagccaaatttcttttttaaatcaccaaatataacaaaaaaaagtcatcacaatCATCAAGAATGgggaaaaatcaccaaaatatttctttgaacaattaccaaaaaaaaccaacaacaaattcacagaaatgtttttttttctgaaaattaataaaaacatttaaataaaatacaaatcaccaaaatgtcttcttttaaaatgggcaaaaacatttaaaggagaAGTGTTCTCTAAAAATCAGCTGTAAACTAAATCAAAAATCCCTCCACAGTATTGACATACCCCCCGCCCCCCTTTCATCTGTCTTCTCATCAATAACCAGCAGTCCCTtagtcatatttaaatattcaattctAATCCTGTTCTCAATCCTCCTtgaagtcctggaaaagtcttgaTCAAAATGACTGCTGAGACATAAATGACGCGCTGATGTGTATCTTAGCAGCCTTTGAATGTCTCTGAGTCGCTGTGAGAGACGAGGTGACTCTACTTCAGGGTTTTATATCCACGTGTgggtctttaaaatttgtgggtgatttttttttatcctttaaaatatttggtgaTGTTAAAGCTTTTGACAATTGTGTTttctcttaaaacatttttggcaaccATATTGCAAaatcttctgttgttttttttcccttaaaaattgttgttgattttttccctttaaatttttttctcttgaaagctctttgtaagtttttttcattgaatATCTTTGGCAAacacttttgtcatttttgtttcttaaaaacTCTTtggtaattgtttttatttatttttgattatatttttttctctttcttcaaaTTTTTGGGGAATTATTTCTGAAACACTGGAGGCTGAAGCATTGGATGCTCAGACCCAGTGACGCCTCTGGTTGTAAAGGCTTCTTGTTGATTCAGCGCTCCACAGCTGGATCGTAGTGTGGATCAGAGACCGTGAGGAGCGTCAGAGCGACGCCTCACTGTCACAGTGAATTTAACCAGCCAGAGTCTGTCTGAGCCGCTCGGTAAGCGCCGACCAGCTGAGCAGGAGACATTGTGACACCGTAGCAGACTGTCTCACATGACGAGAGACAGACACACCGTCCAACTGTCCCACCGTCTGACCGTCCATCCACTGACACGCTaactctgtcctctgtgtgtgtgtgtcaggctgcAAGGGGATGATGGCATGTTGCTGGTGTGTCAACGCTGCGATAAAGTCtaccacacacactgtctcacacCACCTCTGGATCACACACCGAGCACCGGCTGGAGCTGCaaggtgacacacacacgcatgcacagcCTCTGaacctgttttatattttggcgtttttttttaaccctttatctCCTCCAGAACTGCAGGATCTGCCGCCGCTGTGGTGTGAGGTCATCAGGCCAGTGGGCCAATCACCCGTTTCTGTGCAAGTCATGTGACCCGGCCCTGCCCTGCCCATTCTGTGACCACGCCCCCGACCTGCACACACCACAGGACTATCTGACCTGTGTCTGCTGCTATAGGTACACTAACCcttacccacacacacacacacacacacacacacacacacacacacacacataaataaataaataaataaatgaacaatatAGACAGCTGTGATGTCTTTGAGGATTTCTCAAACatacacattttgttgttgtggtccAGGTTTGTCCATACAGAGTGTGTGGTCCAGGCTGGGGAGGGCAGGGCGGGGTCTGAAGACTACATCTGCTCCACCTGCAGGCCTCAGGAGGAGGagccagtcacacacactccacttgtctccacctccaccacggCCCCCCTACTCAGTCCCACGCAGGCACCACCCAGTAACACACCACCACCAAGTCCAAGTCACACAGAGGCTCCACCCATAAGTACCACCCCTGACAGCCCAGTCCACCTCATCTGCTCAGAGACACCACAGAGTCCCACCGAGATCCTCCCTTCACAGCAAAGTCCTGCTCCCCCTCATCCTGAACCTAAACCCACAGAGCTCCAACATAGTCCTGGGCCAACCCACCCTGAACATGAACTCATAGCACTCCAACATAGTCCTGCACCATCCCACCTTGAACCTGAACCCACAGATCTGCAACATTGTCCTGCACCATCCCACCCTGAACCTGAACCCACAGATCTGCAACATAGTCCTGCAACTTCTCACACTGAACCTGAATCCACAGAGCTCCAACACAGTCCTGCGCCATCCCACCCTGAACCAGCAGATTTCCAACATAGTCCTGCACCATCCCACCCTGAACCAGCAGAGGTCCAACATAGTCCTGTGCCATCCCACCCTGAACCAGCAGAGCTCCAACATAGTCCTACACCATCCCACCCTGAACCTGAATCCACAGAACTCCAACATAGTCCAGCACCATCCCACCTTGATCCAGCAGAGCTCCCACATAGTCCTGCACTATTCCATTCTGAACCAGCAGAGCTGCAACATAGTCCTGCGCCATCCCACCCAGAAACAGTAGAGCTGCAACATAGTCCTGCGCCATCCCACCCAGAAACAGTAGAGCTGCAACATAGTCCTGCGCCATCCCACCCAGAAACAGTAGAGCTGCAACACACACCTTTACCAACCCATTCTGAACCAGTAGAGCTGCAACATACACCTTTACCAACCCATTCTGAACCAGTAGAGCTGCAACATAGTCCTGCGCCATCCCACCCAGAAACAGTAGAGCTGCAACATACTCCTGTACCAACCCATTCTGAACCTGTAGAGCTGCAACATAGTCCTGTGCCATCCCACCCTGAAACCACAGTGCTCCAGCACAGTCCTGCTCCATCCCAACCTGAGCCTGAACCCACAGAGCCCCAACACAGTCCTGCGCCATCCCACCCTGGACCCTCAGAGCTCCAACACAGTCCTGCACCATCCCACCCTGAATGCTTAGAGCTCCAACACAGTCCTGCACCATCCCACCCTGAACCTGCAGAGGTTCAGAATAGTCCTGCACCATCCCACCCCGAACCATTAGAGCTGCAACACAGTCCTACGCCATGCCACCCTGAACCCTCAGAGCTCCTACACAGTCCTCTACCATCCCGCCCTGAACCATCAGAGCTTCAACACAGTCCTGCACCTTCCCACCCTGAACCAGCAGAGTTCCAACATAGTCCTGCATCATTCCAACCTGAGTCTGTAGAgattgaaaaaaatccagagcCATTACACCTTGATCCAACAGAGCTTCACCGAAGTCCTGTGTCATCTCACCCTGATTCCACAGAGCTCCAACAAAATCCTTTACCATCTCATTCTTATCAAAAAGAGCTCGAACAGAGTCCTGCCCTATCTCACCCTGATCCCTTACAGCTCTGGGGAAGTCTCTCACCATCGCATGTGGACACCACAGACCTCCAACAAAGTTCACCACCATCTCACTCTGGTTCAACAGAGTGCCCCCCATCAGTTAACTCTGATCTCACAGAACAGCAGAAGAGCCACACCCCATTTCAAAACTGTCCAGCAGAACTTCAGGCTCAGAGTAGTCCTTCTCAGCTAGGTTTTTTCTCTTCTAGCCCTTCCCAAAATCCCACAGCGGATCAGCTTTTGTCCACAGACTCTCAGCAGAGTCCAGCACAGGGTAGTCCCAGGTCTTGTAGCCATGCACATTCCCCACCACACTCACTGACCCAGGTAGGGCTTAGTCCTGTCCTGGTTCAGCCAGGGCCTGCAGAGCCTGAGCAAAGCCCTCTTCCAAACAGTCCTGTGCAGGACAACACAGAAAAGACACAGCTTGAAAGACCTTGTAGCTCTGCAAACATTATTATCACTCAGCGTCAGCACAGTCCCCCACAAAGATGGCAAAATCCTATGCCATGTAGTCCTGCACAAGTTGGCACATCAGCTCCACAGAGTCCCACACAGGATGCTGAGCGTACACTGGACCAGGAGAGCCCTGGATCAAGCAATCCTGCTGAGCTGCAATGTGGGCCTGCACAGGACATTTCTACACTGGACCAGGACATCTCACCAGTCTGCTGTAGGCCTACCCAGACAGCAAGAAGACATGCCTCACCGAGGCCCAAATCAGCTCCATGTAGCCCATCACCGTTCCCTCTCAGAACCACACAGTGTAGTCAGTCACAGCCTGCCAGcccagtgcatgctggctcTACACAGCCTTCTAGGCCTTCACAGCTCACCCTGCTTCCTGCTCAGCCTGCTAGACAGTCAAGAGTCACAAAGGACTGCACCCAAACCAGTTCTGCAGAGCACAGCCCAGTGCAGCTGATTCTTCACCCCGATGGCCAAACACTGGAAAGTAGCCCGCCCCCTTTTAGCCCTAGCTCTGACCTATCCACAGTCCCCCCTGATCACCATGGCAGCAATGGCAAACTCCCAAACAAATGTGGTCCTGTTCAGAGTAGCATGATTAGCCCTGACCAATCTAGCCCTCAACACGGTATTGCCATGCCCACACCAGAAAGCCTTGTTCGCCTTAGCACTTCAATTGAACACAGTAGCCTAACTTGCTCACCTTGTGCTGATGAATTGGAGGAAATTTCTTCCCCAGCTCGTTACGGATATCAGAGTCCTTCTTGTGATGACCCATTGCACTTCACAGAAGCAATTGAGGGTAAAGCAAGCCCCGTACATATCCAAAACAGCTCAGCTAGTGCTTGCCCCAAACAGGCCAGTCAAATGCCTACGAGCCCTGCCAGCTCTACTCAGGCCTGTGCTAGCTCCATGCCAGTGGAGACTAGTCCCACCCACATCAGTCCCGCAGCTACAGAGACCAGCACATCAGCACAGCCAGATAGCCCTGTGACAACAAGCACGCAACCCGTTATAGTATTGGCTGCATCTGTCCAACCCATTTCATGTCAGGATGAGGACACGCAGGTACATGTCAACAATCCTACTCATTTTCTTCAGCCAGAAACTAGTCCCAGCCATCCTAACTCCACTCCGGACCACAGAGTTCATCCTAGCCCTCCTCACACTAGCCTAGTCTGCACAGAAGCTAACAGTGGGTACAGTCTGATGGGCTCTATGCATGTTCAAGAGAAAACCAGTCactttctttgtaattttgaaGGTACCCCCGCAAGGCGAAGTCCCACACATTCTGGTCAGTCAAGTCCCTCACATGTCCAAATCGCCTGCAGTTCTTCTCCCGTACAGTTGAGCCCCCTGCCAACTACAGCAAGCTTTAGTCCTCCACACTGTCAGTCGGTCGATACTAGCCACAGTCTGAGCCATGGGGGCCAGACAAGATCCCCCTCTTCTAGCATAATTGATGTTAGCCACAGTCCATCCAGGTCTAGTCCTGCTGGTCAAGCTAGTCCTGTTCACCAACAAAGCACCTCTAGCAGTACCCACTCAGGCCCAGTCCAAAGACAGACTCTCTCATTAGCTGGCACCACACACAGCAGCCCTGCACACTCCGCTGTTGCTTGTGTTAGTCCACCTCACAGTCCAGCTCAGGCCAGTGAAGGGTATCGTAGCCCCACAGGTAGCCCCCATTACAGCCCAGTTCCCCACACTGGATCCATTTCTGGCCTGACGGTGGCACAGCTGAGCCCCACTTTGGCCAGTTCAAGTCTGGATGTGGAAGCTGTGGCCACTTCCATCGTGCAGACCTGTGCTCTCCCCACTGTGGCTCAGCTGGACTTTGGTCTCTGTAAACCCTCAGACAGTATTTGGCAGATAAGCCCTGCACATGCTAGTTCCCTACAGCATGACTCCCCTGCTGTCATTCCACAACAGGTAAGCCAGTCCCCAAGTAGTCCTCACCTCACCTCTGACAGGTCTGTTGTTGAAAGCCAACTAGGCAGTGCATCAGGAAGCCCCTGGTGTCAGAGACCAGCCACCCCTGTGGATGCTACTTTGGCTAGTCCTGTCCAATCTGGTCCCACTCAGGATAATACTGTGATGCCTAGCACCAGACACACGGGTGAAGCGCCCGCTAGCCCCTCACCCTCTGCCCCCTCACGGGTTAGTCCCCCGCAGGCTCCACAAGCTAGCTCTGTGCACACTAGCCCAGTCTCTGGTTCTTTTTGCAGCCCCCTGCGGTCAGGGTACACACAAGTTAATCCCAGTCCCACCAGCTCTCTGCGGGCTGAGGCCAGTCACAGTCCTGGACCTGGTAGCCCCATCAGTTGTGAGGCTAGCCCTGGCCCCAATTCAGTTAGTCCTGTTCTTGCCATCCCTGGGCAGTGTGAAATGAGTACTAGTCCTGTTCCTGTTAGTCCTGAGCAGACTGATGCTGGTTTTAGTCCTGGTCCTACAAGTCCTGATCAGACTGATgctggtcctggtcctggtcctaCAAGTCCTGAGCAGACTGATGCTGGTCCTAGTCCTGGAGGCCTCTCTGTTTCCAGCCCCCAGGCACACATGACAGAGTCTGCAGCCTCTGTGGGTGAGTATCAGGCAGAGGGCTTCACTGATCCATTACTCTTATCACttttaatctgctgattattgtTTCCATTAGTTTACTAATCTAATGGCTCAttcattgattattttaaagattttttttacacatgtaGCAATTACTTTATCCAAAACCAAATAATGGAAACTCTTcacattaattttaaataattttcttaaatcaTCTCTTCTTCAAAAACAGTGAGAATagcaatatatttaaaattcattaaatgaatgtaaaatgattacatattaataataataataataattcttattaTGATAGACCTGATTTGTCAGATGCCATCACTATTCCGTACACTACACTGTACAGTATGTCGTAAGCTACGCCGTACACAAAGCCGTATGCTACGCTGTACACTACACGGTACGCTGTGTGGTACACCAAGCTGCACACTACGGCATATACCAAATCGTACACTACGCCGTAAACTACTTCGTTCACTATGCGTAAAGGACGCCGTACACCACGCTGTAAACTACACTATACACCACGCTGTACACCACGCCATAAATTACGGTGTATGCTAAGCCGTAAATGTCTACGTACACTACGATGTAAACTACTCCATGCACCAAGCTGTAAACTGTACACCATGCCATACACTACGCCGTAAAATAAGCCGTAAACTCGGCTGTACACCATGCCATACACTACACCCCATGACGTCAACCCGCCTTTTGACAGCATCACTTAACTAATTAAACCGAACttatcagaagaaaaaaagatttccagaaatttttcctgtaaaaattccagaaattcaaaaacacctgaaaataattcaataaaaaaattaattaaaaaaaagcgaaatgctgatttcttttctttagaaatctgtaataaaaaagaaccaataaggagTTTGGATGGTGGCTTCAGTCCTGGAAAGGTTTtggtgcagctgtgtgtgtgaacgctgATATTCAGTCTGTGGTTTTCATCACGTCCTCCAGACGTCAGCATcgcagaggaggagcaggaggagcctCACCGCACAACAAAGGAGCGTCCAGAAGAAGAGGAGCCTgctgagaggacagagggaggaggtgagcagcaggaggaggagcaggaagaggaggaggaggatctgCTCAGCAGCTGTCCTCCTGCAGGTAGGAGGCACAGCGCTGCTCCTCACCTGTCATGAGGAGTTCAGGAACATGATACTgatctctgtttctgtctcttctgcAGGAGCTGCTCCTCTCTTATCCCAACCGACCACACCACCCCAACCTCCTGCTCCTCCCAGAGCTGGCTCTGTGGAGGAGACCCCTCACAGGACAGCCTTACTCCCCTCCctgcctcctccctctcctcccctggAGGAGGAcgacagccaatcacagtgcaggtTTGAAGCCACCAAAGAGAAGCACCGATCACATGCTGAGCCTTCAGAGaaagaggaccaggaggagCAGAAGCATCAGGTGGAGGAGCAGAAGCATCAGGTGGAGGAGCAGGGGCATCaggtggaggagcagcagcagcagcaggaggagcagcagcagcagcagaaggaggaggaggaggagcagcagcagcagcaggaagagcag comes from Plectropomus leopardus isolate mb unplaced genomic scaffold, YSFRI_Pleo_2.0 unplaced_scaffold1561, whole genome shotgun sequence and encodes:
- the LOC121964430 gene encoding flocculation protein FLO11-like, producing MLLVCQRCDKVYHTHCLTPPLDHTPSTGWSCKNCRICRRCGVRSSGQWANHPFLCKSCDPALPCPFCDHAPDLHTPQDYLTCVCCYRFVHTECVVQAGEGRAGSEDYICSTCRPQEEEPVTHTPLVSTSTTAPLLSPTQAPPSNTPPPSPSHTEAPPISTTPDSPVHLICSETPQSPTEILPSQQSPAPPHPEPKPTELQHSPGPTHPEHELIALQHSPAPSHLEPEPTDLQHCPAPSHPEPEPTDLQHSPATSHTEPESTELQHSPAPSHPEPADFQHSPAPSHPEPAEVQHSPVPSHPEPAELQHSPTPSHPEPESTELQHSPAPSHLDPAELPHSPALFHSEPAELQHSPAPSHPETVELQHSPAPSHPETVELQHSPAPSHPETVELQHSPAPSHPETVELQHTPVPTHSEPVELQHSPVPSHPETTVLQHSPAPSQPEPEPTEPQHSPAPSHPGPSELQHSPAPSHPECLELQHSPAPSHPEPAEVQNSPAPSHPEPLELQHSPTPCHPEPSELLHSPLPSRPEPSELQHSPAPSHPEPAEFQHSPASFQPESVEIEKNPEPLHLDPTELHRSPVSSHPDSTELQQNPLPSHSYQKELEQSPALSHPDPLQLWGSLSPSHVDTTDLQQSSPPSHSGSTECPPSVNSDLTEQQKSHTPFQNCPAELQAQSSPSQLGFFSSSPSQNPTADQLLSTDSQQSPAQGSPRSCSHAHSPPHSLTQVGLSPVLVQPGPAEPEQSPLPNSPVQDNTEKTQLERPCSSANIIITQRQHSPPQRWQNPMPCSPAQVGTSAPQSPTQDAERTLDQESPGSSNPAELQCGPAQDISTLDQDISPVCCRPTQTARRHASPRPKSAPCSPSPFPLRTTQCSQSQPASPVHAGSTQPSRPSQLTLLPAQPARQSRVTKDCTQTSSAEHSPVQLILHPDGQTLESSPPPFSPSSDLSTVPPDHHGSNGKLPNKCGPVQSSMISPDQSSPQHGIAMPTPESLVRLSTSIEHSSLTCSPCADELEEISSPARYGYQSPSCDDPLHFTEAIEGKASPVHIQNSSASACPKQASQMPTSPASSTQACASSMPVETSPTHISPAATETSTSAQPDSPVTTSTQPVIVLAASVQPISCQDEDTQVHVNNPTHFLQPETSPSHPNSTPDHRVHPSPPHTSLVCTEANSGYSLMGSMHVQEKTSHFLCNFEGTPARRSPTHSGQSSPSHVQIACSSSPVQLSPLPTTASFSPPHCQSVDTSHSLSHGGQTRSPSSSIIDVSHSPSRSSPAGQASPVHQQSTSSSTHSGPVQRQTLSLAGTTHSSPAHSAVACVSPPHSPAQASEGYRSPTGSPHYSPVPHTGSISGLTVAQLSPTLASSSLDVEAVATSIVQTCALPTVAQLDFGLCKPSDSIWQISPAHASSLQHDSPAVIPQQVSQSPSSPHLTSDRSVVESQLGSASGSPWCQRPATPVDATLASPVQSGPTQDNTVMPSTRHTGEAPASPSPSAPSRVSPPQAPQASSVHTSPVSGSFCSPLRSGYTQVNPSPTSSLRAEASHSPGPGSPISCEASPGPNSVSPVLAIPGQCEMSTSPVPVSPEQTDAGFSPGPTSPDQTDAGPGPGPTSPEQTDAGPSPGGLSVSSPQAHMTESAASVDVSIAEEEQEEPHRTTKERPEEEEPAERTEGGGEQQEEEQEEEEEDLLSSCPPAGAAPLLSQPTTPPQPPAPPRAGSVEETPHRTALLPSLPPPSPPLEEDDSQSQCRFEATKEKHRSHAEPSEKEDQEEQKHQVEEQKHQVEEQGHQVEEQQQQQEEQQQQQKEEEEEQQQQQEEQQQQQEKELPPGTSQPFAIDVAAASEIEQPMREGQEETREGAEQEDQSDMEEEEPVSPVLDLDPSLDVEVMALMTSSSPASSTLLLCSPNSPPTSSRRGTARILRPPPCSSRPLDDFAIRLRQSPFSTEASPETSPARAPITPPPLSPLSPPLRYSPSARETPPLTKSEVFLPITVLPLTPKIGMGKPAISKRKFSPGRVRVKQVRDL